From Bordetella flabilis, the proteins below share one genomic window:
- a CDS encoding fumarylacetoacetate hydrolase family protein, whose product MRLLTFARTSSHLGMLLNAETVFDLTSAWLHEGGSNAPAHVGDLLALGDQGMQQAEALLLTHAGDARFVAPLPDVRLLAPIPRPAKNIFCIGRNYREHIIEGNRARGRDPHDFPKAIEVFTKPPTSVIGPDAVIAAHAHITRELDYEVELGVVIGKGGIDIPAERAMEHVFGYTVINDISARDLQKAHGQWFRGKALDRHCPMGPCIVHKRGIPDPHALSIQLDVNGERRQDSNTSDLLFKIPDIIAQLSRGMTLEAGDIIATGTPSGVGLGLVPPRYLQKGDVVTARIEGLGILRNPIGD is encoded by the coding sequence GTGAGACTCCTTACCTTTGCGCGCACGTCTTCCCATCTCGGCATGCTCCTGAATGCGGAGACCGTTTTCGACCTGACATCGGCATGGCTTCATGAAGGTGGCTCAAACGCGCCGGCTCATGTGGGCGACCTGTTGGCACTGGGCGACCAGGGCATGCAACAAGCCGAGGCGCTGCTGTTGACGCATGCCGGCGATGCCCGCTTTGTGGCGCCCTTGCCCGACGTGCGCCTGCTGGCGCCGATCCCCCGCCCGGCGAAGAATATTTTCTGCATCGGGCGCAACTATCGCGAACACATCATTGAAGGCAACCGTGCGCGCGGTCGCGATCCCCATGACTTTCCAAAGGCGATCGAAGTCTTCACCAAGCCACCGACATCGGTCATAGGTCCGGACGCCGTCATCGCGGCGCACGCGCACATCACCCGGGAACTCGACTACGAAGTCGAGCTGGGCGTGGTGATAGGCAAAGGCGGCATCGACATCCCCGCCGAACGGGCGATGGAACACGTATTCGGCTACACCGTCATCAATGACATCAGCGCGCGCGATCTGCAGAAGGCGCATGGCCAGTGGTTCAGGGGCAAGGCGCTGGACCGCCATTGCCCGATGGGACCTTGCATCGTGCACAAGCGGGGGATTCCCGACCCGCACGCGCTGTCGATACAGCTGGATGTGAACGGCGAACGCCGGCAGGATTCCAACACGAGCGATCTGCTGTTCAAGATCCCCGACATCATCGCCCAGTTGTCCCGCGGCATGACGCTGGAGGCAGGCGACATCATCGCCACGGGAACGCCGTCCGGCGTGGGGTTGGGGCTGGTGCCGCCCCGCTATCTCCAAAAGGGAGATGTCGTCACCGCGCGGATCGAAGGATTGGGCATCCTTCGCAACCCTATCGGCGACTGA